The Apium graveolens cultivar Ventura chromosome 6, ASM990537v1, whole genome shotgun sequence genome contains a region encoding:
- the LOC141665408 gene encoding uncharacterized protein LOC141665408 codes for MAELKALVNASNGHSPMFSDNSSCQVPVNKEGAADKRNVGVAGPQSCELALDCIENMVAFGTVFNDHEEMNVSPEASVPVPIPGEIEVVRQAVGSHVAWPRELIIYPSVAKKKKEVLHGQSKRKDELQKLQHDYSKMKLNKNVPKKYKVLYKYVVVFIKATGESIPIPYDSDVFGTEKTIYILHENVKALLEFDMIGQAAISAYMALLQRLIKIERKNDDVVLYGFFDLGATFTLNKSFHSYFVNRLKESIPYRICHWILVVVWDGDIYILNPLPHPTYFDELEKSLTEAMKSYNAQTGRGNKAPQIKNILGSPKQPGGVECGYVVMRYMKDIIDDKELSFTTKLPPVFSGEATHACVAPVY; via the exons ATGGCTGAACTTAAGGCCTTGGTTAATGCTTCGAATGGTCACTCTCCTATGTTCTCTGACAATTCAAGTTGTCAAGTACCTGTTAATAAAGAGGGAGCTGCTGATAAGCGAAATGTTGGAGTTGCT GGTCCACAGTCATGTGAGCTTGCACTGGATTGCATAGAGAACATGGTTGCTTTTGGAACAGTTTTTAATGATCACGAAGAGATGAATGTTTCA CCAGAGGCGTCGGTTCCAGTGCCCATACCTGGTGAAATTGAGGTTGTACGCCAAGCAGTTGGCTCTCACGTAGCATGGCCTCGTGAATTGATCATCTACCCAAGTGTCGCG aaaaagaaaaaggaagtgTTGCATGGGCAGTCTAAGAGGAAAGATGAGTTGCAGAAACTTCAACATGATTATAGCAAAATGAAGCTAAACAAGAATGTGCCAAAGAAGTACAAGGTGTTATACAAATATGTTGTAGTCTTCATAAAAGCCACTGGGGAGTCAATACCGATTCCATATGATTCGGACGTGTTTGGGACTGAGAAAACAATTTATATATTGCATGAAAATGTGAAAGCATTGTTGGAGTTCGATATGATTGGCCAAGCTGCAATATCTGCTTATATGGC GCTCTTGCAAAGACTGATTAAGATTGAGAGGAAGAATGATGATGTGGTCTTATATGGATTTTTCGATTTAGGAGCTACATTTACGTTGAATAAATCTTTTCATTCTTATTTTGTTAATCGGTTGAAAGAGAGTATTCCCTATCGCAT TTGCCACTGGATTTTGGTTGTAGTTTGGGATGGCGACATTTATATTCTGAACCCTCTGCCACATCCAACATATTTTGACGAGTTGGAAAAATCATTAACAGA AGCgatgaaatcctacaatgctcaAACTGGAAGGGGAAATAAAGCTCCTCAGATAAAGAATATTCTT GGATCTCCCAAACAACCAGGAGGGGTTGAATGTGGCTATGTTGtaatgcgatacatgaaagaTATCATTGATGATAAGGAGCTATCTTTTACTACCAAG TTGCCACCGGTTTTTTCCGGTGAGGCGACCCATGCGTGTGTGGCGCCTGTGTATTGA